Part of the Thermus sp. LT1-2-5 genome, CCAGTGGTAGAGGGTGAGGAAGGGGGTGATCCCCGCCTCCAGAAGGGCGTCCACCAGTCGGTCGTAAAAGGCGAGGCCCTTGGGGTTGATGCGGCCCCGGCCCTCGGGGAGGATGCGGGGCCAGGCCACGGAGAAGCGGTAGGCGTTTAGGCCCAGCCAGCGCATCCACTCCAGGTCCTCCCGCCACAGCCGATAGTGCTGGCAGGCGGGCTCGCCCGAGCTCCCATCCCGAATGGCCCCAGGGCGCCGGGCAAAGGCGTCCCAGATGGAGGGCCCCCGCCCGTCCTCCTGGGTGGCCCCTTCGATCTGGTAGGCGCTGGTGGCGGCTCCGAAGAGAAAAGGTTCCCGTTCCACGCGCCCCTCCTATCCCTTGACCGCCCCGGCGGTGAGGCCCTGGATGAGCCAGCGTTGCACCAGGAAGAAGAGGAAGAGGACCGGGAGCGTGGCCACCGTGGCGGCGGCCATCACCAGGTCGTAGCGGTTTTGAAAGTTGCCCACGAAGTTGCGGATGCCCACGGGGATGGTGGCGGTGGCCTCGGTGGTGAGGATTTGGGCAAAGAGAAGCTCGTCCCAGGCGGTGAGGAAGATGTAGACGGCGGTGGCGGCGATGCCCGGGAGGGCTAGGGGTAGGATCACCCGGTGACGACTCCTCGGACTGAAGTCCGAGGCTTCTCGGTTTAGGTTGGGGAGAAAGCCTCAACCATCCCCGAAGGCCCCGTCCAGGCCTTAGCCAGGATGTTCCGCGCGGCGGCCACGTCCCGGTGCAGAAGGGTTCCACAAGCGGGGCAGGTGTACTCCCTGACCCACAAGGGTCGCTTCTCCCTGTGGCCGCATTTGGGACAATCCTGGCTCGTGTGTTTGGGGTCTACCCCGATGACCCGCCTACCAGCCTCTTCCGCTTTGTAGGCGAGGATCTGCAAAAACTGTGCCCATCCCGCATCCAAGACTCCCTTGGCAAGAGGGGAGCGGGACAAGCCTTGGATGTTCAGGTCCTCGTGAACGATGGTCCCGTAGCGGTTGACCAGGCTCCTCGCTACCGTGTGGTGAAAATTGAGCCGTTGCCTGGCTATCTTCCTGTGGAGTTTGGCTAGCTCTTCCCTGATCTTCCGGTATCGGTAACTGCCCCGCTTCTTGCGGGATAGCGCCCTCTGCTTCTTCGCCAGCTTCTCCTGGGTTGTCTGGAAGTAGCGGGGCGCTTTGACCTCTTCCCCCTCCGAGGTAACGAGGAAGTTGGGGTTGGTGCCCAGGTCAATGCCCACCGCTTCCTCAGATGGGGGAAGAGGCTTAGGCTCCACCTCGCAGAGGAAAATGATGTACCACGCATCACCTTCCCTTTTTATCGTTGCCGTCTTTATCCTCCCCTCCAGGGGACGGTGTAGCTTGACCTTCACCGAGCCGACGCCATGGATAAGAACCCGCTTCACCCCTTCTTGGAGCTTGACCCCGGTGGCGTAGGCCTGGGGGAAGGTGAAGGAGTCGTAGCGGCTCTTTCCCTTGAAGCGGGGGTAGCCCGCCTTCCCCTTTTTGGCTTTGAGTCGGCGGAAGAAGCCTTGAAAGGCCCGCTCTACCCTTTGGAGGACATCCTGGAGGACTTGGGAGTGGACGCGCTTGTACTCTGGAAGCTCGGCTCGTATCTCTGGGAGCCACCGCGTTTGCTCGGAGAAGGACACGCTTCTCTTCGCCTTCTTGTAGGCCTCTCTCCTCTCCTGCAAGGCGGCGTTGTAGAGGTGGCGGCAGAGGTCCAGGGTGCGCTCCAGGTCCTTGGCCTGGGGTTGGGTGGGGTAGAGGCGGTACTTGAAGGCTTTGCGCATCCCCGTCCTCCACGTAGGATAGCGCGCTTTTCGCTTATCCCGCTATGCGCTCCGAAGGAGCGCGTGGGGGTCCATGGATCCCCGGTTTGAAAACCGGGGCGTTATGGCCCCCACACCCCCTTTTCTGTAAATGGGGATCAGGAAGAGGATCCCCGGGATCACCTGGGTGAGCAAGACGCTCCCCGCAAAAAGCTCCGCCCCGGGGAAGCGGAAGCGGGCCAGGGCGTAGCCCGCCAGGGTGGCCACCCCCAGGGCCAAGAGGGTGGTCAGGCCGCAGACCAGAAGGGAGTTCTTCAGGTACTGGAAAAAGGGCAAGGCCCGCCAGATCTCCAGGTAGTTCCCCCACTGGGCCACCCTGGGAAAGAGGCTTCCCGTGGCCGCTTCCAGCTGGGTCATCAGGGAGGTGTTCACCATCCAAAGGATGGGGAAGAGTTGCCCCAAAAGCCCCAGGGCCAGAACGCCCCAAGCGCCCCACGCAAGCCAACGTTCTTCCCGCATGGTTCACCTCGCCTTCAGGTCCTCGCGGAAGACCCGGTACCAAAAGAGGATGAGCCCCAGCGTCAGGAGCATGTACAGCGTGCTGGCGGCCGCGCCTAGGCCGAAGTTCCACATGCCGAAGGTGTTCCGGAACAGGTTGGTCATGAGGAGGTCGCCCCACTCCCCCGGGTACCCGGCGCCGTGGCCGAACATCATGTAGACGATGTTGAAGCTATATAGGGTCCCAAGAAGGCCGTAGAGGAGCAGGATGGCCGTCACGGGCCGAAGGAGGGGCCAGGTGATGTGCCGAAAGCGCTGCCAGGGGGTAGCCCCGTCCACCTTGGCCGCCTCGTAGAGCTCCTGGGGTACGGTCTGGAGGGCCGCCAAGTAGGTGACCATCACGAAGGGCCAGCTCCGCCACACCGTGGGGAGGACGATGGCCACGAAGGTGAGGGGACCGATGAGCCAGTGGGGCTTTTCGGGGAGCAGGTGGAGGACGTCCACCAAGAGGGTGTTGATGACCCCGTTTTTGAGCCACATGAACCCCCAAAGGAGGCCCACCACGTAGCTGGGCACCACCCAGGGGAGGAGGAAGAGGGTGCGCCACAGCCCCCGCAGGAGGAGGGGGCGGTTGAGGACGTGGGCGAAGAGGAGGCCCAAGGTAAGGGTCAAGGCGTTCACCGCCAGGGCATAGAGCAAGGTGGTGCGCACGGCGTAGAGGAAACCCGTGCGAAAGGTGGACTGGGGGTCAAAGAGGATCTCGCGGTAGTTCTCCAGGCCCACGAAGGGGGCGGCCAGGTACTGCCGCAGGGTGGCTAGCCTGAGGTCCAAAAACCCCATGTAGATCCCCTGGAGCATGGGGCCGTAGTGGACCAGGATCATTCCCAAAAGGGCTGGGCCCACGAAGAGGTAGGCCAGGCCGTAGCGGTGCCAGAAGCGGGACCAGGCGGACATAGGGAAAGAAGGGGGGGCATAAGCCCCCCCACCAGCCTTACCTCAAGGCGCCGTTGATGGCGGTGGAGGCCTTGTCCATGAGGTCTTTGAGGGCTTCCTGGGTGAGCCGCTTTTGCGCCACCAGGTCCCAGGCCATGCCCAGGTGCTGCACCGCCAGGTTCTCCACCCCGCCCCAGCCCGCTAGGGTGGGGTAGGTGCGGCCGAACTGGGCGGCCTGGACGAAGACCCGCATGAGGGGGTTGCCCTGGACCTCGGGGGCGTTCCAGGCGGTGCGGAGGGCGGGGAGCATGCCGCTCATGCGGGCGTAGCTGACCTGGGCCTCCGGGCTACCCAGGTACTTGAGGAGCTCCTTGGCCAGCTCCTTGTTCTTGGAGAAGCTGAAGAGGGCTAGGTTCGAGCCGCCAAAGAAGGTGTACCGCCCCTTGGGCCCTGCGGGGTAGGGGGCCACCCCCATGTTCTTGGCCGCCACCCGCTCGGCGAAGCCCCCCCGGGCCTCGGGCACCTGGGCCCGCTGGATCATCCAAGGACCGCTGGCGAAGACGGCGCACTTCCCCGCCTGGAAATCGGCTTCGATTTGCGCCGTGTTCTTCTCCAGGCTTTCCGCTGGGACATAGCCCTTCTGCGCCAGGGAGAGGAAGAAGTATAGGCCCTGGAGGCTCTCGGGGGTGCTCAGGGCGCTTTGCCACCTCCCCTGCGCCTGCCGCACAATGTCGCCCCCGGCACCCCAGATCCAGGGCGCGGCGTTGTGGAGGACGTCCCAGGAGTTCTTGCCCGGGGTGCAGAGGGGGGCGAGGCGCCCTTTGGTTTCGGGGTCGGTGAAGGAAGAGGCGGCGAGCCGGGCGAGCCCCGCCTCGAAGTTCTGCCAGTTGGCGAACATCTGGGACGGGTTGACCCCCGCCGCCCTAAGGGCGTCGGTCCGGTAGTAAAACGCCCTCAGCTCGGAGAACCAGGGCAAGGCCGTGGCCCGGGCGCTGCCCGCCAGGCGGGTGGTGTTCCAAACCGCGGGCAGGTAGGCCTCCCGGCCGCCTAGGGCTTGGAGCACGTCGTCCAGGGGCTCCAAAACCCCCATGGCGCTGATGGCTCCCACCCAGGTGGTGCCGAGCTGGGTGATGTCGGGGCCCACCCCGCTGGTGGCGGCGGCGGTGATGCGGGTCCAGGCCACGCCCCAGTCCAGGACGGTGACCTTCACCTCCACGTTGTTGGCCCGCTCAAAGGGGGCCACCAGGGCCTTGAAGTCCTCCGCAGGCTGGCCGCTATTGGGCATGATCCAGACCTCGAGGGTCCGTTGGGCTAGGCCGAAGGAAAGGACGAGGAAAAGGCTTGAAAGCGCTTTCTTCCACATGCAAACCTCCTCGCGCAACCCGTCCGTGGGGACGGTCCAGGGGCCTAAGGCCGAAGGGCCGCCGGTTTCCTCAGGCTCTCACCTCCTTTACCGAAGCCCTCTCCACCAGTTGCAGGGAAATAGGGGAGAGGGACGGGGTTTCTCCCTGCAAGAGATCCTTGAGGGCTTGGGCCAGGGCCCGGCCCACCTCCCGTGCGGGCTGGCGCACCGTGGTCAAGGGGGGGATCTGGTAGGCGGCCAGGGGGATGTCGTCGAAGCCCACCAGGGAGAGGTCCTCGGGTACGGAGAGCCCTCGCTCGAAGAGGTAGAGCCGGGCTCCGATGGCGGTCTGGTCGTTGGCGGCGAAGATGGCGGTGGTGTCGGGAAAGCGGGCCAGGAGCTCCCTCGCCGCCTCGTACCCGCCGTCCTCCTGGAGGTTGCCGTAGACCACCCGGGGGGCTAGCCCCAGTTCCCGCATGGCCTTGCGGTAGCCGAGCAAGCGCTCCCGCACGTCCAGACCCCCGCGGTGGCTGGAGATGTGGGCGATGCGGCGGTGCCCCTTTTCCAAGAGGTAGCGGGTGGCCCGGTAGGCGGCCTCCCGGTTGTCCAGGACCAAGGACCAGATCTTAGGCCCAAGGAGGGACTGGCCAAAGGCCAAGACGGGAACCCCTAGGGGTTCCAGGGCGGACTCCTCCAAGGAGGTGCCGAGGAGGACCACGGCCTCCACCCGGTGGCCCTTGAGAAAGTCCAGGGCTTCCAGTTCCCGCACCAGGCTCCAGTGCCCGGGCACGGCGATGGGGCGGAAGGGGGTGGGTTCTAGCTCCAGGGTGATGGCCTCGAGGATGGGCCCGTAGAAGGGGCTCCCGAAGTCGGGAAGGAGGATGCCCACGGCGTAGGAGCGCCCCTTAGCCAGGCTTTGCGCCAGGGGGCTCGGCGTGTAGCCGAGCTCCTCGATGGCCTGGAGCACCGCCCGCACCTTTTCCCGAGACACCCGGGCAGTGCCGTTGAGGACGCGGGAAACCGTGGCGGGGGAAACCCCGGCGCGGCGGGCCACCTCGGCGATGGTGGGGTGGGTGCGCGTCATGGTTTGGAGTGTAGTATAGCAGGGTATGAAAGCGCTTGCAAGATGGCTACCTAACCTTCTGGTTCTCGCTCCAGCCCCCACTTCACCAGGACGAGCCATGAGCGGGAAAGGGATGTGTGCGAGGTTCTACGCTTAGGATTTCGCCCTAAGGCCTCCTTCTTCCTCTTCTCAGGAGTAGCCTCTTGGGTGGCCGTGACCTCTGTAAGGCCGTCCCATACGCGTCCCAAACCGGTGCTCGCCCCAGAAAGGCCTCCCAAGCCCTGGCCGCCCTACACGGTGCTCGGCCAGACTTCGAGGCCCCTACGCCTGGCGGCTGCCCAAAGGTTCCTATCAAAGGCGGCCAAGACCACCGGCACCTCCAGCATCCCTTGCCAAAGCAGGGCTGCAGCCAGATCGACCGCGTCGTAGCCGTGATAAGCGCCTGCACCTGTGGGGTTCCGGCCTTCTCCACATAGCGCTTCACCAAGGCGCTGGTGTCCAAGTACGCCACCCGGGTCACTCTCAGTCCGCTTTTCTGACACACCCCTGAAAATGGCCCCTTACCCTCCACTCGGGAGGTGAGTTCGTGTGAAGCGGCGCGATCTCCTAAAGGGAAGCATTCTGGCCGGAACCCTGGCCTTCCTGCCCCGAGGGGTAGCCCAAGGGGCTCCCCAAAACGCCCCCTCCTTGGGGCGGCGCTACCGCAACCTGATCGTTTTCGTCTATGACGGCTTCTCCTGGGAGGACTACGCCGTGGCCCAGGCCTACGCCCGGCGGCGTCAGGGGCGGGTTTTGGCCCTGGAGCGGCTTCTGGCCCGTTACCCCAACGGCCTCGTGAACACCTATAGCCTCACCAGCTACGTCACCGAGTCCAGCGCCGCGGCCAACGCCATGTCCACGGGGGTGAAGACGGTGAACGGGGGTCTGGCCATCCATGCGGACGGCACCCCCTTGAAGCCCTTCTTCGCTGCCGCCAAGGAGGCGGGAAAGGCGGTGGGCCTGGTGACCACCACCACCGTGACCCACGCCACCCCTGCGGGCTTCGTCATTTCCAACCGCGACCGCAACGCCGAGGCGCAGATCGCCGAGCAGTACTTGGGGTTTGGGGCTGAGGTGTACCTAGGTGGGGGCGATCGGTTCTTCAACCCGGAAAAGCGCCAGGACAAAAAGGACCTCTACGCCGCCTTCGCCCAGGCGGGGTACGGGGTGGTGCGCTCCCTCGAGGAGCTGGCCCGGACCAACGCCAGCAAGCTCTTGGGCGTGTTCTCCGACAGCCATGTTCCCTACGAGGTGGACCGCCGCTTCCAGGGGCTCAAGGTCCCTAGCCTCAAGGAGATGGTGCAGGCGGCCTTGCCCCGTTTGGCCTCGTACCGCAACGGCTTTGTCCTGCAGGTGGAGGCGGGCCGCATCGATCACGCCAACCACATCAACGACCCTGCCGCAGTTCTTTGGGATGTCCTAGCCGCGGACGAAACCCTGGAGCTTCTCACCGCCTTCGTGGACCAGCACCCCGACACCCTCTTGATCCTGGTATCCGACCATGCCACCGGGACGGGAGCCCTCTACGGGGCGGGGCGGAGCTACCTGGAAAGCTCCCAAGGGATTGACCTATTGGAGGCGCAGCGGGCCAGCTTTGAGTACATGCGCCGGCAGCTTGGCGCCAGCCCCGACGCTGCCCAGGTGAAGGAGGCTTACCGGGCCATGAAGGGGGTGGTCCTCACGGACGAGGAGGCGGAAAGGGTGGTGCGGGCCCTGCGCGACCGGGTCCCCTGGCCCGAGGGGGTGCGGCAGGGGGTGCAGCCCGACAACACCATGGCCTGGGCCATGGTGCAGCGCAACGCCGCCAAACCCGATCGGCCCAACTTTGGCTACAACTCGGGCCAGCACACGGCGAGCCCGGTGGTGCTAGCCCTGTATGGGCAGGGCCTCCGCCTCGTGAGCCTGGGCCTGGTGGACAACACCCATGTTTTCCGCCTCATGGGGGAGGCGCTGGGGATCCGCTACCAGAACCCGGTGATGAGCGAGGAAGAGGCCCTGGAGGTCCTGAAGGCCAGGCCCCAGGGCGCGCGCCACCCCGAAGACGTCTGGGCTTAGGGGTTAAAGGCTCCTCCTTCCCCCGCCCCTACAAGGGGCGGGTTTCTCTTAGGGTAGACTTGTCTAGTAAATTGCCTTGTACCCCCAGACTTGACCGATATACGGCTGTAGGGTAAAGAAGGAACATGACCCCGTGCGAGGCTTTGACCCAGATCCCCGACCCCAGGGCCCACCACCGGCAATACCCCCTGTGGGGTCTCTTGGCCCTCATCTTGGCGGCCTTCCTCCGCCGCATGGACTCCTTGAGAGGCGTGTCCCACTTCGCCCGCGCCAACCCCCACCTCCTGCCCCACCTGGGCCCGTGCGAGGTCCCCGGCCACCCCACGGTGACCCCCATCCCGCGCCGTCTGGACTCCCCAAGCCCTGGAGCGGGCCCTCCTCCAGGTCTTTCCCGAGGCGGACCTAGAGGAGGTTCGGGTGGTGGACGGGAAGGGGCTAAGGGGAAGCCGCGAAGGGAGCAGTCCCCAGCTCGAGCGGGTGGAGGGGCTAGCCCTCCATCTGGGCGCCGCCTTGGCCCAGGCGAAGGCGGAAGGGAAAGAAGGGAAGCCCCTCCTAACCCTTCTGGAGCGCCTTGGGGCCGAGGGCTTGGAGGGGAAGCTGTTGGTGGGGGACGCGGGGTACCTGTACCCGGAGGTGACTGGAGGGGTTCAAGGGGATGGAGGCGAGGGGGCTTGGGGAGCTCCTCCCTTTGGGCGCGGGACGTTCTTTTCCGAGAGGACGCCTGCCGGGCGCGGGGAGTGGGGGCGCGGGTCTTGGCGGCCCTTTGGGCCTTTTTGGTGTCCCTGCTCCACCGGAGAGGGGTGTGGGAGAGGGTCGCGCGCCAGCGCACCTGGAAGGCGGCCCTGGAGGCCTTCTCCTTCCGTCCCCTTTCCGCCCTTAGGTTCCTGGGGCTCTATGCGGTATATACGCTTTGGGGTTGCTCCTTGGGGAGAGGCTTTCTTCTCCCGAGGACCCCGCATCGTTTCCCCCGGACCTGGTGGGGGAGGCACCTGGTGGGGAAGGCGCTCAAAGAAGCCTTCGTTTCCTGGCGGCAACGCCTCTATCCCCCTGGCTTCGTCGGAGCTTAGGGGGTAAGGTCAATACCTACGTATTGAGGTTCTGTTGTAATCTGGATGCGAGGAGCCCGAGCGTGCGCTAAGAAAGGGGGAAACGATTCCGGTCTTTCCCCCGGCGCCGAAGGAGGTGGTGGCGCAGCTATGGCCATCTTCGGAAACTTAAGGGATATGCCCTTTCCCGACCTGGTGGGGATGCTCGGTCGGAGAAGCGGGGTGCTGGAGGTGTTCCACCTCCCAGGCCGCAAGGCGAGTTACATCATCGCCCTCGAGGGGGGAAAGGTGCTTTGGGTGAGGGAAGGGACGAAGGTCCTAGACCCGGTTCAGGCGCATTCCGCGCTCCAAGATCTTTTCCGCATGGAGGAGGGGGCTTTCGAGTTCACCCAAGGCACCCCGCCCCCGCCCCCGAACGGCCAGACCCTGGGTTGGCCCCTGGAGCGGATCCTCCTCGCCATGACCACCGTGGTGGATGAGCTGGCCGCCTATCGGCCCCACCTGCCCGATCCCAAGACCCGGTTCCAGGCGGTGGCCCTGGAGGTCTGGTTGGAGGAGCCCCTTTGGTCCTTCTGGGAGCGGGCCCGGCCCCTTCTAGCCCGGGGCGCTTCCGCCGAGGAGCTCGCCCAACGGCTGGGGCTTCCCGTGGACGAGGTGGCCTACTACCTGCACAAGCTGCGCCTGGCGGGCAAGGTCGCCCCGGTGAGGGCCTACCGGGAAACGCGGGCGGACGAGGAGAAACGGGGCCTTCTCCGCCGCCTCCTCGCCTCGCTCGTGGGGAGGCGGGGATGACGGGAAAGCCCCTGAAGCTCCTGGTGTCCGGCCCTGTGGGCGCCGGGAAAACCACCTTCATCCAGTCCCTTTCGGAGATCCCCGTGGTGGAAACCGACGAGTGGGCCTCGGAGGAAATCGGCAAGGCAAAGACCACGGTGGCCCTGGACTTCGGCCTCCTCACCCTGGACGGGGTGCCCATCTACCTCTTCGGCACCCCGGGGCAGGAGCGGTTTGACTTCATGTGGGACGTTCTGGTGGAGGGGGCCTTAGGTTTGGTGGTCTTGGTGTCGGGGGATAGCCCCAAGGACTTCCCCAAGGCCCGCCACGTTCTGGAGTACCTGACCTCCCGCCACCCCGTGCCCTTCGTGGTGGGGGTGACGCGGCAGGACCTTCCCAAAGTTTGGACCCCCGGGGAGGTGGCCGACTACTTTGGCCTCCCCCCCGAGCAGGTGGTGGGGATGAACGCCACAAGCCCCACCAGCGCCACCTTGGCCCTTATCCGCATCCTGGAACTGGTGACAGGGGAAAGGTGGCAAGGGGTCTGGTGAGACCAAGGAGGAGGTGGAGATGGAGAAGGATAGCGGGTTTTTCCAACGGTTGGCCCAGCGGGTGCTGGCGGAGATGCCTCCGGAGGACCGCTTCCGCGAGGCGGACGCCCGGGCCATGGCCCAGAACAAGGAGGCGCTCTTGGCCCTGACGGATGAACTCGTTCAGGCATTCTACGACACCCTTTTCGCCCATCCTCCCACCAAGGCGGTCTTCCGGGAGGGGGAGAGGCCTGAACGGGAGGAAACCTTGAGGCGGTGGTGGCAACGCGCGGTAGCGGGCCCTTTTGACCTGGACTACTGGGCCTGGCAGGCCTACGTGGGCCTCGCGCACGTGAAGCGGGGGGTGAGCAACCCCATGACGCTGGGACATACCGCATTCGTCGCCCGGTTTGTTTCGGAACGTGTGCCCGAGGTGGCCGGGGCCATCGCCCGCCTCATGACCACGGTAGCCGCCCTCATCGCCGAGGGCTACAAGGAAGTCTACCTGGAAGCGGCCCGGGACATCACGGGCCAGAGCCGGGAGCTTTTGGAACGGAGCGTGCGGATCTCCGTGGAGGAATTGCGATGACTACGAACCTCTTCAACCTAAGCCCAAGGGAGCAACAAGATTACCTGAAGCAACTGGCGGACCTCATGCAAGTGCTCTCTGACTGGGAGCTCTTGGCCTCCGTGCGCCAACAGGTGGAACCCCATTTCCCCGATGTAGCCGCCCGCATCGCCCAGCGCCTGCGGGAGCACCCCTTTACCCAGGAGACCCAGGATGTCACCCAGGCCCTTACCGCCATCGCCCAGGTGTACTTTTCCCATCCCACCTTGGATGCGGACTACCTGGAAAGGCGCGCCAGGGCAGGGAAGGCTTACTTGGAAGCGGGGTTTAGCCCCACCACCCTTGTGGGGGGCATTTACGGCCTGTGGGTGGACGAGTGGACCCGCACCTTCGCCGGGCTTTTCGCCCATGACCCCGAGCTACTGGCCCGTCTAACCCGAGCCCTCGCCCTCGTTTCCCTCTTTAACCTGGCCATCGTGGTCCAGCAGTACTCCTACGAAAGCGAGGTGCAGGCTCGGGAACTGGAAGAGCGTATCTTGGCGAGGTTCCTGCGCGCCACGGGTATCAGCCGCGAGCTTTACGAGCAAATGGCCAAAACAGCCGGAGAGGAGTGAGGCATGAGCCGTCAAGAAGAGCTGCAGTCGGTGGTTCGCTCCCTTAGACAAGCGGTCCCGGAACTCACGGGGGCCATGGTGGCCTCCACGGACGGCCTTTCCCTGGCCACGGACCTCCCCGAGGCGGAGGCCGCCCGGGCGGCGGCCATGGCGGCCACCGCTTTGGGGCTGGGCAAGCGCATCGCCCAAACCTCCGCCCTGGGGAGCTTGGAAGAGGTGGTGGTGCGGGGCCGGGAGGGGTACCTCGTGGTCTACGCCGCCGGGGACAAGGGGGTGCTGGCGGTCACCGCCCCCATGGGGGCCAACCTGGGCCTTATCCACCTGGAGGCCCGCCAGGTGGCGAGCCGGATCGCCCAGATCCTGGGGATAGGGCCCTGAACCCACTTGCTAAAATGAAAGCTGGCCGGGCAAGGCCTAGGCCCCTCGCAGATTTGACGCCTAGCTTTCCTAGAGTCTATGCGCACCGCCGCCCTCTTCCTCCACCTGATGCGCGCCCAGGACCTCCCCGAGCTCCACGCCCGTGCGGCGGAGGGGGCTATGGTCCACCTGGGGGCCGAGGGGGCGTACCTTCTTCGCTTGGAAGGGGGGCGGTACCGGGTGGTGGGGGCGGCGGGCAGCGCTGGGGTGGCCCGGGGCCTGCGCCTGCCCCCGGAGTGGGAGCCTCAGGAAGGGCCCACCCCGCCGCCTGGCCCCTTAGGCTTTTCCCCCGACGGGAGGGGAAGGATGGGCCACCTGGCCCGCTTCGGTTCCCTGGCCTTGGCCCTGGAAGGGGTACCTCCTTTGGGACCCGACGAGCGGGAGGTGGTGGAGGCCCTCTTGGAGGCGGTGGCCCTGCGGGAAAGCCGCATGGTGGGCCTGTCCACCCTGGAGGTTCTCCTCTCCCTCTCCCGGCGCCTGCGGCGGGGGGCATCCTTGGAGGAGGAGGTGCGGGGGGCTTTGGAGGAGCTTCTCCGGCACACGGGGTTGGAGGCGGGGGGGCTATTTCGTTTGGAGGGGGGCGTGTTCCAGCCTTGGGTTCTGGCGGGGAGCTACCCCTCGGGCTACCCGGAGCTCTACCGCCGCTACCCCGTGGCCTTGGGCATGGGGGCCATGGCGCTCCTTGTGGGGCGGGACTTCGCCGTGATTCCCGACTACCAGACTTTTCCCAAGGCGCTTCCTCCCATGCGGGGGGCGGGGTTGCGCACGGTGGTTTTGGCCCTTTTGGAGCGGGCGGGGAGGCCCTACGGGGCGCTAGCCCTTGTCAGCTTCACCCGGGCGGTGGAGGTTTCTCCGGAGGCGGTGGCGCTTTTGCGGGTGGCCCGGGAGGAGCTGGAGGGGTATTTGGAGAAGCGCCTGCAGGCAGAGGGGCTTTTGGAGGCTCTATCCGCCATCCTGGAGCGGTTGGACTACGAGACGGAGGGGCACATGCGGCGGGTGGCGGAGCTCGCCGTGGTCCTGGGGCGGGCGGCGGGGGTGGAGGATCTGGAGGACCTCCGCATTGGGGCCTACCTTCACGACCTGGGGAAGCTCTTTGTTCCCCGGGAGATTCTGGAGAAGGAGGCGCCCTTGGTGACCCTGGAGTGGCGGGTGGTGAAGAGCCACCCGGAGCTGGGGTACGAGGTTTTGTCCCGGGTGCCTTTCCTTTCCCCGAAGGCTCTGGAGGTGGTGTTGTACCACCACGAGCACTGGGACGGCACGGGTTACCCGAGGGGGCTCAAGGGGGAGGAGATCCCGTTGCACGCCCGGGTCTTCGCTGTGGCGGACGTGTGGGACGCTTTGGTGAGCGAGCGGCCTTACAAGCCGGCTTACGGGCCCAAGCGGGCGGAGGAAGAGCTCAGGGCCATGGCGGGGAAGAAGCTGGACCCGAAGTTGGTGGAGCTCTTTTTGGCTATGAACCCTATGATGAAAGAGGTGAAGGAGCGATGACGAGTCGGGATGCCCTGGAGATCCTTTTAGACGCCCCGGAGCTACCGGAGGAGAAACGGCAGGCTTTGGCGCAGGACTTGAAAGCGGTGGTGGCTCGTTACCTTCCTGGCCATCCGGTACGCTTGCTCTCGGGTGTGGACGAGCGGGACCGAAGGTGGCTTCGCTTGGTGATATAGTTGGGCTCTGTCCCTGAGCGTTCAGGTCCTTGAACCCCTTTATGTAGTAACTTTCT contains:
- a CDS encoding ATP/GTP-binding protein produces the protein MTGKPLKLLVSGPVGAGKTTFIQSLSEIPVVETDEWASEEIGKAKTTVALDFGLLTLDGVPIYLFGTPGQERFDFMWDVLVEGALGLVVLVSGDSPKDFPKARHVLEYLTSRHPVPFVVGVTRQDLPKVWTPGEVADYFGLPPEQVVGMNATSPTSATLALIRILELVTGERWQGVW
- a CDS encoding protoglobin domain-containing protein, whose amino-acid sequence is MEKDSGFFQRLAQRVLAEMPPEDRFREADARAMAQNKEALLALTDELVQAFYDTLFAHPPTKAVFREGERPEREETLRRWWQRAVAGPFDLDYWAWQAYVGLAHVKRGVSNPMTLGHTAFVARFVSERVPEVAGAIARLMTTVAALIAEGYKEVYLEAARDITGQSRELLERSVRISVEELR
- a CDS encoding protoglobin domain-containing protein, giving the protein MTTNLFNLSPREQQDYLKQLADLMQVLSDWELLASVRQQVEPHFPDVAARIAQRLREHPFTQETQDVTQALTAIAQVYFSHPTLDADYLERRARAGKAYLEAGFSPTTLVGGIYGLWVDEWTRTFAGLFAHDPELLARLTRALALVSLFNLAIVVQQYSYESEVQARELEERILARFLRATGISRELYEQMAKTAGEE
- a CDS encoding roadblock/LC7 domain-containing protein, with the translated sequence MSRQEELQSVVRSLRQAVPELTGAMVASTDGLSLATDLPEAEAARAAAMAATALGLGKRIAQTSALGSLEEVVVRGREGYLVVYAAGDKGVLAVTAPMGANLGLIHLEARQVASRIAQILGIGP
- a CDS encoding HD-GYP domain-containing protein yields the protein MRTAALFLHLMRAQDLPELHARAAEGAMVHLGAEGAYLLRLEGGRYRVVGAAGSAGVARGLRLPPEWEPQEGPTPPPGPLGFSPDGRGRMGHLARFGSLALALEGVPPLGPDEREVVEALLEAVALRESRMVGLSTLEVLLSLSRRLRRGASLEEEVRGALEELLRHTGLEAGGLFRLEGGVFQPWVLAGSYPSGYPELYRRYPVALGMGAMALLVGRDFAVIPDYQTFPKALPPMRGAGLRTVVLALLERAGRPYGALALVSFTRAVEVSPEAVALLRVAREELEGYLEKRLQAEGLLEALSAILERLDYETEGHMRRVAELAVVLGRAAGVEDLEDLRIGAYLHDLGKLFVPREILEKEAPLVTLEWRVVKSHPELGYEVLSRVPFLSPKALEVVLYHHEHWDGTGYPRGLKGEEIPLHARVFAVADVWDALVSERPYKPAYGPKRAEEELRAMAGKKLDPKLVELFLAMNPMMKEVKER